The segment GTCTGAGACACCCGGCCCTCCCAGCCTTCCGGCGACGCGGGCCCGCGCCCAGGGCAGGGCTGCCGGCCCGGTCGGGCTCCACCAGGAAGGGCCTCCTCAGCCAGCCGGGCCGAAGCCCGCGCCTCGGCGCAGGGAGGAGGGCGGCCGAAGCCCCCAACGGCCCCCGTGCGCTCAGCGGCCGCGGCGTGGCCGAGGGGGCGGGGCCAACGCCCATTGACCCGCCTCGGCCCTCTGCCCGCCCCCGCAACACGCTTATTGGCCAGAGCGGCGCCCGCGGGGTAGGCGGTGGCGGCGCCCCGCCCCGTCGCCTGCCCTTGAGAGGCGACGAGGAAGCGGCCGCCCCCCTGCGCCCCGCCTGCAGCGCGCTTGCGGGCCGGCTTTCCCGGCTCCTCCTGGCTCCTCCCGGCCTCCCCGGCGCTCTCGTGCTCCCGGCTCCTGTCGGCCCTCTCGTGCTCCCGGCTCCGGCCCCGGCGTAGCGGCGGCGGGTAGGCGCAGCGGCAGGCGGGCCCGGTGGAGCGGCGGTGTTCTCACGGCCCCAGGACCCCGCAGGGCCCGCCCGGGGCGGGAAAGGGCGGCGGCCGGGGGGCGCGGGGCTCCGCCTCGGGATGGCGGGCGGGGCCGAGCCTGGGTGCGGCGGGCGTGCAGAGCTGACGGTCGCTCCGGGGTTGTGCGGTGGGTCGAGGTGGGCCTCAGCGGGCGCAGGGGCCCCGGGCGGGTGTGGGAGGCCCGCGGGTGTGGGGAGGCCGGGCGGGCGCGGGAGTCCCGGGCTGGCGTGGGAGGTCCGGGGCGGGCGCGGGAGTCCCGGGTGGGTGCGGGGAGGCCGGGCGGGCGCGGGAGGCCCGGGCGGGCGGGGGTCGGCGCTGCAGCGGGCCCTCCACGCGAGCCTTCCCAGGCGCGGCGTGGCACCACGGGCTGTGGGTTCTGCGGCGTGTCTCTCGGCCCAGGAAGAGGGCGACAGCGCACCGCAGAGGAGGGGCAGAGGCCGGGCGTGGCGGGGCGCAGCTGCCCGGGCCGAGCGCGGGGACGCAGAGCGGCTATTTTTGTACTCCGCCGGAGTCCGAGCCGAGCTCCCGGATTTGGAGGGAGCAGTTGTCGCGCTCCGGCGGTGGCGGGGTGGCTGTTTGAGAGACAACATCGGAGTTGCTAAGCGAGAGACTGAACGGCTTGACCGGTACTTGGAGCTTTCTAACTTTGCTCTTGCAACTCCAGAGCTGACATCCCTCCTCGGGGGTGTCTCTTAAATCGGTGTGGCCCGATGGTCCTCATTACCTTTTCAAAGGAAGTGTTTTCACCTGTGTTATACTTTTCCTTTCAAACTTGGCTTAACAATTATAAAGCTGTCACCTTTTGATCATCTTCAGGCCTAGTTGTAGACATTTATTTACAGGTGAGCAAACTGAGACTGACAGGAGTAAGGTGAGATCCCACAGATCGTTAAGTGGCAGAGTTGGCATTACGCGCAGGTCTCTCTGGccacccacagtagttttaggtTCACGCAGGGGTGACTCGGCGCCTGAGAATACATTCGTGCAAAATAAACTCACCAGACTGGTAAAAGAGCCACCTTAACTTACCGAAGGTAGGAAGTGCCACGTGCACAAGTGGAATTAATTGTCCACTGGCCGGGACACCTCCATTGTTGCCGGGCAGCCGTCAGGAATGAGGAGGCAGTGGATCACAGAGGTAGAACTAAGGGCACCGCTTGGTTGCGGGCGATGTTTCAGTCTAGCCGCAGAAGTCTGGTGAGTCTGTCCTCTCTCCCCATTGCACCAGCTGGCATACAGTGTTTCACAGTGCTGGGGGATTTAACAACACCTTTTGccactatgtttttaaaaagcatatcttGGTATATTTGTCATCCTAGCAatttacctgtatcaaaattccCACTTTGCAAATAGGGTTACATTACATATCGAAAAGTCATTTTTCCATTGTTTGCTGACAGTGAACGGAATGCTGGATCTTCATAAGTCTAGGTGGcttgttcttatttttatttttttgaggttaTGAAGACTTACTAATTACATAATACTGCTTTCATGGGAGAGTAGGGCAGCTTTCTCAAGATTGTTCAAAACAGCTTGAGGTTGTAAAAGATACTGGGTTTTTGGTTATGGGGTGGGGTTGAAGATTGGTCCCCTGTGTGAAGGGGCTTGTGTAGTTTGAACGTCTCACCTACATCAAGTTGGGTGGCGTGTTAGTCAAAGAGGTGGTTCTTCCTGGTCTCGGCGTCTTGTTCTTTTTCCTGAATTTGGTGAGCCATTCTTGGGCTCTGCAAACTTTGCTGTTGAAACTTTGAATTTTTGGCGTTCGtaccttctttccttctcctccttctcttcctccttttagATTATGCATGGGTAGTTGATGTGTAGATTTGATATTTccttaaaagcaagaaaatctgaaAGGAACATTTTGACCCAATGGAAGTCATCTTGGTGGTTCGTTTAATTTGGTCACTTTAATAAGGAGATCAAGTAAATACCACTGATTTCACTTAGTACTAAATGGCACTTACAGAACCAGGTTCCTGTGGACTTACTGCTAGGAGTGAGTGTATGAGCACAATTCTGGTCTAGCAAGGGGATAAAGCTAACTGATAACCCCATCTTCTGAGAGCTCTTTAAGCTGATCTCTCAACACAGACTTTATGGGAACTATTGTGTATGGCATTACAATTTTAAGTTTGAAGGGCAACCCAGTTTACTTACGTGATTCTTTATAGGTTGAAAGTTAATCTTGTCAACATAAGACCCATCTTATTAGTttgcatgtatttatatattttttgaaatttatttaaaacttttcttcatttttttatggctTTACAAGGaaaattaagttttctttttgaaaatagttttaaaaccttttattttgaaataattgtataTTTACCAAAGAGTTGTAAAGATAGTACAGAATTTCACCTTCATCTAGCTTTCCTTAATAATGTCTTATATAACcacaaatttataaaaatgaagaaatcagtattagtttaatatttattattaatatgtattaatattaattaaccaAATTACATATTTTCCTCTGATTTCCCTAGTTTTTCCACACCGATTCCCTTTTTCTATTACAGGATTAATTCCAGAATACTACGTTGCATTTAGATGTCATATTCTCTCAATTTCCTCCAGTCAGTCAGTTTCTTggtctctccttccctttctttctttgtcaTCTTTGAAGAGTGGTGGTCAGTTATTTGTAGAATGTTCCCGAGTCTGTATTTTCTGATGGTTTCTCATGATCAGCCCGGAAGTTACACATGTCAGGGAAGAGCGCCATGGAGAAGGTATGCCCTTCTTACCATATCATGTCAGGGGATACCTGATAGGAACACGGCCTGTCACTGATAGATTAACTTTGATAATCTAAGGTAATGCTTGCCTGGTTTCATTGAAGTGACTATTTATCCATTTCCTTACATTATTTCTTAGAAGCTAGAAATGAGTCACCGTTTCTGGACCacactccagggaaaggaaattaaGCTCCATCTCCTGAAGAATTTGTGAGCATATGTTAAAACTGCCCACAGTAATTCACATTTTGGGGGAGATTCTATGAGGCTATACAAAGGTCTgattttttccttaaagtttcATCCACTAATTTTACCATTTATGAGTGAAATTTGCCTGCAGCAGCAATTATTATTGTGTAGTTCTAGTGGTGATTTTCTATTACCCTCATTccttctacttttatttttggaATTCTTCTGGTAAGGAAGATTTGTACCTTTCTCcctatttacttattcatttatatCAACATGGATTcatgaatatttgttttttttctttgggttgTAATCCAGTGCTATGTTTTGTTGTTCAGAGTCTTTCAACTTTCGTCATTTGGCACCTCTGTTCTTttgatatttgccttttttttttttttggttaagcaGTTTTTTGCTTTCTGGCACTCCAAGATGCTCGAGCCTCATCTTgtgttttctctgcctcagcccTAGAATCATCCACTTCTCTAAGAAGCCCTGGTTTCTTTTAttggagaaaaatatttagaaagcaaGAAACCAAGATATGGTTTCTAAATGAACTGGGTATGCTCACTGCTACTGGGATatcactgcttctaggccctcttagtggacagagctaggaaatgtgtgtatgtatgtgtacttACATAGGTAGTCACACatatctgtttatttttgtatccATGAGTATCAAGCGTGAGTGCATACTTACTATTTTTCTGATTCTAATTCAGTCCTACAGAGTTCATCCCAGCATTCCCTTCCTTGCCTATTTGTAACTTCTTTCTCTGACAATGAGAAACTTTACTACTTTTTTGTAATagatttacttatttgttcaacCTTAGTATGTGTAGAGTAGGACAATGCACTTTTAATTGTCACATAAATTCTAAAGCATTTTGCAGTTGTtaactattaaaattatattcctGTAATACTGGTATTTGAAATGACTGTTTTTCAGTTCAGGTGGAGAAGTGAAGTCATTTGCCCTTGGCCAAACAGGAGGTGAGTGGCTATAGCTGGAATTGACAACCTGTTCTCACTCCCAGAGCTTCTGTCATCCCAAGCAAAGCACAGTCCCTTCATATCAAGTATCTTGACTATCAAGTCAACCTTTGTCTCTTCTTGGTGGGATTGCTCCTTTTAATTAAAGAAGTTCCTGgttttggatttttaaagaaaatttttggCTGAGCAAGTTGGGAACAAGAATAATTCCTTTCTGGACTTCTTCCAGAATACTTGTAGAGTCATAGAATTGGAAGAGATCTCAGCAAAAGTCCAGTGCAGTTTTTTGCACAACGTAAGTGACTCTTCCAGCCCTCTGTGCACAAGATATTCCCCAAGATAGGGACTTCACAGCTGGTGGCTACCAAAAATTTGCAAAGTTGTTATTTCAGAAAGACTTCACTGATAATGATGTCAAAGCTGCCTCCCTGCATTTTTTATTCACTGGTTCTAATTTTGCTGTCTGCAGTTACTCCCGCTAGCTCCATTCTCTACTTTACAGCTATTCTGTGACGGTCCCAtttaagtttttccttttccagactaAACAGTTTCTTCTGTGCAGCCATCTCTTACAAAATATGCTTTCTAACCTTTTCCTGTGTTAGGCATCATTTTGTGGGCATGCTGCAGTTTGTCAGATGTGGTCTGGTCCAGATCCTGTATCAGGTGGTGAAGTGCTTAAGGCAGTTCCAATGAGCCCTTCCCTCGGGGGAGCTTACCAGacttcagtgtccatcagtgctgctttaaaataagttttttttcctttcagtatctACTTTGCAGTGTTAGTTTATACTGTCTGGTAGTAAGCTCACCTCTGAGGTTTTTTTCTCTAAAACTGCTATTAACCCAAGTCTTTGTTCTTGGTTGGTTTTTCTGAACCTGTTTTGGGACTTTTTACACTTGTTTTCTTGCTGTAACTCCAATTTCTGTCCGTTGTTTTCAAGGGGACTTTTGAGTCCTGATTCTGTCACCTGTGTCTTTGTTCTTCCTGTGTCTATAACTTTGAtacgttctttctatatttttactTGAATGGATTAAGATGTTCACCTTGAGAGTGCCAAGATCATATCCTAGTAGtgtgtaattaaaaacaaaatccatgctttattttctccttacTTCTGACTTTTATTACTTTAGTATTTCCAACAGATATCTTGGTTCTGATTTTATGCTGTAGTTTGTGTGcaaaattgaaatgaaaatgttttatatcttACTATTCAGAATGCACAGCCAGTTCTTTCTAATGGTAGCTATTGATTATTGATTGAAGCAAGGttttatgattcttttttatattaCAAAGTACTGGTTCTGACTCACAAATGATTCACATGTAAAATAGTTACAGCTTCTATCTCATTATTTACCCCCCCCACTGCACACACACCTACTGAGACTGGTGTGGAAAAACAAAGTTTTAGAGAGTATATAGAGTCTAAGTGAAGAAAAATTTAGGGGAAATTGAGGATAGATGGTGAGTGGATGTAGAGTTTTAAGACAAATGTTGCCCCGTCTctctgagctttttttttttttttaaactctggaATTCTCAATCAGATACACATTTGGGTTAACCgattttttcttttaggaatagaaATACCCTGGTAGGATTCAAGAGcttctttcattaattttcttaccAGTAGAACATGTTGTTACTGAAGTAATTTTTATTGGGGAGTAAGTGTTCCTTTGGGTGACAGGTAAGTGACTTCTAAATTTAGGAAGGGGGCAAGGGAAGGCAGACTTACAGACTTATTTCCCTTAGTATCAGCTGAGTGTCACCTTTAGAAAACCTTTTTGACCACTTTCTCTCTTAGTCTGGGTTAAGAACTCTTGGGTGTTTTCATCAATATATGGCTTTGGGCAGTTGTCATTCcatattacaaaaatattaagGTAATtaccataaaatttgccatttttacCATATCCAATATGCCATAAAATATGCCATTTTTAAAGAATgcaatcattttggtttttagcatattcacagtGCTGTGCAACTGTCACCACTAACTAGTTCTGGAACAGTTTATCATGCCCCAAAGAAACCCCAAACCCATTAGCAATCACTTCCCATCTCCCCTCTACCAGCCCCCGGTGACCACTAATCTGCTgtttatggatttgcctattctgggcttatcacaaaaatggaatcataaaatatgtgaccttttatattttttttacttagtGTAATATTTTCCAGGTTCAGTCATGTTGTAGTATGTgttagtacttcattcctttgtgtGGCCAAATAATAGTCCGTTTTATAGGTGTACCACATTCTGTTTATTCTTTCATCAGTGGGTTGTTCCTgccttttagctattatgaataatgctgctgtgaacatttgtgtataaaatttttttttttttttttttttttttttaggagagcaaggtacaggcttttagttagaaataaagtgagagaatagagctcctggc is part of the Manis pentadactyla isolate mManPen7 chromosome 1, mManPen7.hap1, whole genome shotgun sequence genome and harbors:
- the LOC118908390 gene encoding collagen alpha-1(I) chain-like; this translates as MGYFMCVVSSLRHPALPAFRRRGPAPRAGLPARSGSTRKGLLSQPGRSPRLGAGRRAAEAPNGPRALSGRGVAEGAGPTPIDPPRPSARPRNTLIGQSGARGVGGGGAPPRRLPLRGDEEAAAPLRPACSALAGRLSRLLLAPPGLPGALVLPAPVGPLVLPAPAPA